The proteins below are encoded in one region of Amycolatopsis magusensis:
- a CDS encoding urease subunit beta, with amino-acid sequence MRPGEIITGDEPIELNPGRDRVTLRVRNTGDRPVQVGSHYHFAAVNPALEFDRARAAGRRLDIPAGTSVRFEPGIEREVVLVPIAGRGVVPGLRKD; translated from the coding sequence ATGCGGCCAGGAGAGATCATCACCGGCGACGAGCCGATCGAGCTGAACCCCGGGCGCGACCGGGTCACCCTGCGCGTGCGCAACACCGGCGACCGGCCGGTCCAGGTCGGTTCGCACTACCACTTCGCCGCGGTCAACCCGGCGCTCGAGTTCGATCGCGCGCGGGCGGCTGGCCGGCGGCTGGACATCCCGGCGGGCACCTCGGTCCGGTTCGAACCGGGCATCGAGCGCGAAGTGGTGCTGGTGCCGATCGCCGGTCGCGGGGTCGTCCCCGGACTGAGGAAGGACTGA
- a CDS encoding urease subunit gamma, whose protein sequence is MHLSPQERDKLLVHVAADVARRRLERGVKLNYPEAVALITDHVLEGARDGRTVSELVASGRTVLSRDQVQSGIPEMVDSVQVEATFPDGTKLVTVHDPIV, encoded by the coding sequence ATGCACCTCTCCCCGCAGGAACGGGACAAGCTGCTGGTCCACGTGGCCGCGGACGTGGCACGACGCCGGCTCGAGCGCGGGGTGAAGCTGAACTACCCCGAGGCGGTGGCGTTGATCACCGACCACGTGCTCGAAGGCGCGCGGGACGGCCGCACGGTCAGCGAGCTGGTGGCCAGCGGGCGAACGGTCCTCAGCCGGGACCAGGTGCAGTCCGGCATCCCGGAAATGGTGGATTCGGTGCAGGTCGAGGCCACCTTCCCGGACGGCACCAAGCTCGTCACCGTGCACGATCCGATCGTCTAG
- a CDS encoding citrate synthase 2, with protein MTTAPVSPAPPAEADDGFRPGLEGVIAFRTEIAEPDRDGGALRYRGVDIEDLAGKVTFGDVWGLLVDGRFGQGLPPAEAFPIPVHTGDVRVDVQAALAMLAPIWGYQPLLDISDEDARDQLARASVMALSYVAQSARGVGQPAVPQARVDEAGTITERFMVRWRGEPDPAHVKAVDAYWVSAAEHGLNASTFTARVIASTGADVAAALSGAIGAMSGPLHGGAPARVLPMIAEAERTGDARAVVKGILDRKDRLMGFGHRVYRAEDPRARVLRRTCRELGAERYEVAAALEQAALAELRERRPDRAIETNVEFWAAVILDFAQVPLHMMPAMFSSARTAGWAAHILEQKRTGRLVRPSAKYVGPGPRQPEEVEGWDSIKR; from the coding sequence GTGACGACAGCGCCCGTATCACCAGCACCGCCCGCGGAGGCGGACGACGGCTTCCGCCCGGGACTGGAGGGCGTGATCGCCTTCCGCACCGAAATCGCCGAACCGGACCGCGACGGCGGCGCGCTGCGCTACCGCGGCGTCGACATCGAGGACCTGGCGGGCAAGGTCACCTTCGGCGACGTCTGGGGCCTGCTGGTCGACGGCCGGTTCGGCCAGGGCCTGCCGCCGGCCGAGGCCTTCCCGATCCCGGTGCACACCGGTGACGTCCGCGTCGACGTGCAGGCCGCGCTGGCCATGCTGGCGCCGATCTGGGGTTACCAGCCGCTGCTCGACATCAGCGACGAAGACGCCCGTGACCAGCTGGCCCGTGCCTCGGTGATGGCCCTGTCCTACGTCGCGCAGTCCGCGCGCGGGGTCGGCCAGCCCGCGGTCCCGCAGGCCAGGGTCGACGAGGCGGGCACCATCACCGAGCGGTTCATGGTCCGCTGGCGCGGCGAGCCGGACCCCGCGCACGTCAAGGCCGTGGACGCCTACTGGGTTTCCGCCGCCGAGCACGGCCTGAACGCCTCCACCTTCACCGCCCGCGTGATCGCGTCGACCGGCGCGGACGTGGCGGCGGCGCTGTCGGGCGCGATCGGCGCGATGTCCGGGCCGCTGCACGGTGGCGCGCCCGCGCGCGTGCTGCCGATGATCGCCGAGGCCGAGCGCACCGGTGACGCGCGTGCCGTGGTCAAGGGCATCCTCGACCGCAAGGACCGCCTGATGGGCTTCGGGCACCGGGTCTACCGCGCCGAGGACCCGCGGGCGCGCGTGCTCCGCCGGACCTGCCGCGAGCTGGGTGCCGAGCGGTACGAAGTGGCCGCCGCGCTGGAGCAGGCCGCGCTGGCCGAGCTGCGCGAACGCCGCCCGGACCGCGCGATCGAGACGAACGTGGAGTTCTGGGCCGCGGTCATCCTCGACTTCGCGCAGGTCCCGCTGCACATGATGCCCGCGATGTTCAGCTCCGCCCGGACGGCGGGCTGGGCCGCGCACATCCTGGAGCAGAAGCGGACCGGCCGCCTGGTGCGCCCGTCGGCCAAGTACGTCGGCCCGGGCCCGCGTCAGCCGGAAGAGGTCGAAGGCTGGGACTCGATCAAGCGGTAG
- a CDS encoding TetR/AcrR family transcriptional regulator, which translates to MSREARREDLIAAALDLFSTNPPEQVSVDDIAARAEVSRPLFYRYFSSVRELQVAALRTVTDGLVDRLAVSAEGPPLDRLRAVVRGLITVAGEYRAGYIALLRSGSVIATSETEALVDQVRNRAVQLILAEARVTEPSPMLLVTLRCWTAVVEGTLLSWLQEGGLPRDELDTWLVDQLVAMLAVTAAHDPAAVVSLASPTA; encoded by the coding sequence ATGTCGCGCGAAGCCCGGCGCGAGGACCTGATCGCCGCGGCGCTGGACCTGTTCAGCACCAATCCCCCCGAGCAGGTCTCGGTGGACGACATCGCGGCGCGCGCGGAGGTGTCCCGGCCGCTGTTCTACCGCTACTTCTCCAGCGTCCGGGAACTCCAGGTGGCCGCGCTGCGCACGGTCACCGACGGGCTGGTCGACCGGCTCGCGGTCAGCGCGGAAGGGCCGCCGCTGGACCGCCTGCGGGCGGTGGTGCGCGGGCTGATCACGGTGGCCGGTGAGTACCGCGCGGGCTACATCGCCTTGCTGCGCAGCGGATCCGTGATCGCCACCTCGGAAACCGAGGCGCTGGTGGACCAGGTGCGCAACCGCGCGGTCCAGCTCATCCTCGCCGAGGCGCGGGTGACCGAGCCGTCACCGATGCTGCTGGTCACCCTGCGCTGCTGGACGGCGGTGGTCGAAGGCACGCTGCTGAGCTGGTTGCAGGAAGGCGGCCTGCCGCGCGACGAGCTGGACACCTGGCTGGTGGACCAGCTCGTCGCGATGCTGGCGGTGACCGCCGCACACGACCCGGCGGCGGTTGTGTCTTTGGCCTCGCCTACCGCTTGA
- a CDS encoding SDR family oxidoreductase, whose amino-acid sequence MSHKWVTASDGVRLSVREAGPADAPVVLAVHGYPDNSSLWDEIATELRALYRVVVYDVRGAGESDKPRARQAYRLDQLAADLAAVADSVSPDAPVHLLAHDWGSIQAWHAVTGDWAPGRIASFTSISGPSLDHAGAWFRAQLTRPTPKRLRNALNQFLHSQYITGFQVPLVPELLWRTGLMRRLIARMEPAEKAPEVSDGIHGLKLYRANILSRLSRPVPRAASMPVQVLAPTGDGFVSSPMQTEIERWVPDLRVRRIIGSHWVVRSKPGLIARAATELIEYVEGAPEPRALARARVTAKARGRFAHQLVVVTGAGNGIGRATAQAFASEGAEVVVTDVNAKAVAETARLVRGHEYTVDSSDGEAVHAFAKAVRAEHGVPDIVVNNAGIGVSGPFLDTGVDDWERVLDVNLWGVIHGCRAFAEQMKQHGEGGHIVNLASMAAYLPSKILPAYSTSKAAVLMLSECLRAELASEHIAVTAICPGIVHTGITDRTRFVGVDEVEQRRRQRRSTSLYAKRSFGPEKVARDILRAVEKNTAVAPSTPEAKAALVLSRLTPGVLRAAARLDLTPR is encoded by the coding sequence ATGTCTCACAAGTGGGTGACAGCCAGCGACGGCGTGCGGCTTTCGGTGCGGGAGGCCGGGCCCGCGGACGCGCCGGTGGTGCTGGCGGTGCACGGGTATCCGGACAACAGCTCGCTGTGGGACGAGATCGCCACCGAGTTGCGGGCGCTCTACCGCGTGGTGGTTTACGACGTCCGCGGTGCCGGTGAGTCGGACAAACCGCGCGCCCGCCAGGCGTACCGGCTCGACCAGCTCGCCGCCGACCTCGCGGCGGTCGCCGACTCGGTCAGCCCGGACGCGCCGGTGCACCTGCTCGCCCACGACTGGGGCTCGATCCAGGCCTGGCACGCGGTCACCGGCGACTGGGCACCCGGCCGGATCGCCTCGTTCACCTCGATCTCCGGCCCGAGCCTGGACCACGCCGGCGCCTGGTTCCGCGCCCAGCTGACCCGGCCGACGCCGAAGCGCCTGCGCAACGCGCTCAACCAGTTCCTGCACTCGCAGTACATCACCGGTTTCCAAGTGCCGCTGGTGCCGGAACTGCTCTGGCGCACCGGCCTGATGCGACGGCTGATCGCCCGGATGGAGCCCGCCGAGAAGGCGCCCGAGGTCTCCGACGGCATCCACGGCCTCAAGCTGTACCGCGCGAACATCCTCTCCCGGCTCAGCCGTCCGGTCCCGCGGGCCGCGAGCATGCCGGTCCAGGTGCTCGCCCCGACCGGCGACGGGTTCGTCAGCAGCCCGATGCAGACGGAGATCGAGCGCTGGGTGCCGGACCTGCGCGTCCGGCGGATCATTGGCTCGCACTGGGTGGTGCGGTCGAAGCCGGGCCTGATCGCCCGCGCGGCCACGGAACTGATCGAGTACGTCGAAGGCGCGCCAGAGCCGCGTGCGCTCGCGCGGGCGAGGGTGACCGCCAAGGCACGCGGCCGGTTCGCCCACCAGCTCGTGGTGGTGACCGGTGCGGGCAACGGGATCGGCCGCGCCACCGCCCAGGCTTTCGCGAGCGAAGGCGCCGAAGTGGTGGTCACCGACGTCAACGCCAAGGCCGTCGCGGAGACCGCGCGACTGGTGCGCGGGCATGAGTACACAGTGGACTCTTCGGACGGGGAAGCGGTGCACGCCTTCGCGAAGGCGGTGCGCGCCGAACACGGTGTGCCGGACATCGTGGTGAACAACGCGGGTATCGGCGTGTCCGGCCCGTTCCTCGACACCGGCGTGGACGACTGGGAACGCGTGCTCGACGTGAACCTGTGGGGGGTGATCCACGGCTGCCGCGCCTTCGCCGAGCAGATGAAGCAGCACGGCGAAGGCGGGCACATCGTGAACCTCGCCTCGATGGCGGCCTACCTGCCGTCCAAGATCCTGCCCGCGTATTCGACGTCCAAGGCCGCGGTGCTGATGCTCAGCGAATGCCTGCGCGCGGAGCTGGCGTCGGAGCACATCGCGGTGACCGCGATCTGCCCCGGCATCGTCCACACCGGCATCACCGACCGCACCCGCTTCGTCGGCGTGGACGAGGTGGAACAGCGGCGGCGGCAGCGCAGGAGCACCAGCCTGTACGCGAAGCGGAGCTTCGGCCCGGAGAAGGTGGCGCGCGATATCCTGCGCGCCGTGGAGAAGAACACGGCGGTCGCACCGTCCACACCGGAGGCGAAAGCGGCGCTGGTGCTGTCCCGGCTGACACCGGGCGTGCTGCGGGCGGCCGCCAGACTGGACCTCACGCCGAGGTGA
- a CDS encoding MFS transporter produces the protein MTSVGERAGRDRLAAGLTRGPAEVLDFFLPLWAGSHLAASAAEVGALTALETLVSFAVRPVAGALADRYDRGRLATLGAVLYGLSFVVYAVTPSMAYAYGAAVLGGAGGALFWVALRARVGEGLREDDGAFSKLFAAEGTGTWIAFIAAMSLVARVDYRGVFALGAAACLVAAVVLVRSGAKGTPMPDDAPKFRQLGGRLWPMLGLVVVTALAEAGVALLLLMHLQRGHQLELGEIAAVFLPGFIVYSVLPDHLHRVVRRVGRRKVLSLAMVCSAVFAAALSFAPSPPVLAVLWVLSAVAFAAAVPVEQAIVAEAAGVSLGRGMGIYEGATLLGATIGTFTAGLLYSAGDGWWVACLGAAGLLLGTSVLVPKAVARVGVVDRPVVVEPVVAAEPEPEPEPEPEPEPRAESKKPGWRNWAIHATVFVVAQVALAIAGYSWPLAALGSDDLHFILNDSGHWLLDAGRIWCLVFVVDTVWTGWILLRKRDG, from the coding sequence ATGACTTCCGTGGGGGAACGCGCCGGACGGGACCGGCTGGCCGCCGGGCTGACCAGGGGGCCGGCCGAGGTGCTGGACTTCTTCCTGCCGCTGTGGGCGGGCAGCCACCTGGCCGCGTCGGCGGCCGAGGTCGGCGCGCTCACCGCGCTGGAGACACTGGTCTCGTTCGCCGTGCGGCCGGTGGCCGGTGCGCTCGCCGACCGGTACGACCGCGGCAGGTTGGCCACCCTCGGCGCTGTCCTCTATGGACTGTCCTTTGTGGTGTACGCGGTGACGCCGTCGATGGCCTACGCCTACGGGGCGGCGGTGCTCGGCGGAGCGGGTGGCGCGCTCTTCTGGGTCGCGCTGCGGGCGCGGGTCGGGGAAGGCCTGCGTGAGGACGACGGCGCGTTCAGCAAGCTCTTCGCCGCGGAGGGCACGGGGACCTGGATCGCGTTCATCGCGGCGATGTCGCTCGTCGCCCGCGTCGACTACCGCGGTGTCTTCGCGCTCGGGGCGGCTGCCTGCCTGGTCGCGGCGGTGGTGCTGGTGCGCTCCGGCGCGAAGGGCACGCCGATGCCGGACGACGCGCCGAAGTTCCGGCAGCTGGGCGGGCGGCTGTGGCCGATGCTCGGGCTCGTCGTGGTCACCGCGCTCGCCGAGGCCGGGGTGGCGTTGTTGCTGCTCATGCACCTGCAACGCGGGCACCAGCTCGAACTCGGCGAGATCGCGGCCGTGTTCCTGCCCGGGTTCATCGTCTACAGCGTGCTGCCCGACCACCTGCACCGCGTGGTGCGGCGGGTCGGGCGGCGGAAGGTGCTGTCGCTGGCGATGGTGTGCAGCGCGGTGTTCGCGGCGGCGCTGTCGTTCGCGCCGAGTCCGCCGGTGCTGGCGGTGTTGTGGGTGCTGTCCGCGGTGGCGTTCGCCGCCGCGGTGCCGGTCGAGCAGGCGATCGTCGCGGAGGCGGCGGGCGTGAGCCTGGGGCGTGGCATGGGGATCTACGAAGGCGCGACGCTGCTGGGCGCCACGATCGGCACGTTCACCGCGGGCCTGCTGTACTCGGCGGGGGACGGCTGGTGGGTCGCCTGCCTGGGGGCCGCCGGACTGTTGCTGGGCACGTCCGTGCTGGTGCCGAAGGCGGTGGCGCGGGTGGGCGTGGTGGACCGACCGGTGGTGGTCGAGCCGGTGGTAGCCGCCGAGCCAGAACCGGAGCCCGAACCGGAGCCGGAACCCGAGCCAAGAGCCGAGTCGAAGAAGCCAGGCTGGCGCAATTGGGCCATCCACGCGACGGTGTTCGTCGTGGCGCAGGTCGCGTTGGCGATCGCCGGGTACAGCTGGCCGCTCGCCGCACTGGGCAGCGACGACCTGCACTTCATCCTCAACGACAGCGGCCACTGGCTGCTCGACGCGGGCCGGATCTGGTGCCTGGTCTTCGTCGTCGACACCGTCTGGACCGGCTGGATCCTCCTCCGGAAGAGGGATGGCTGA
- a CDS encoding TetR/AcrR family transcriptional regulator: MPKVVDRAERQREIAGALLTLVAREGIEAVSIRAVAAEAGISAGAVQKYFSSKEELLREAFDLTGLVLVERWRGLDTTGPLLDVLRRHILAALPLDAQTRSELLVALAFTVQAATRPEWAEKLREDYAWTLQVTTEFLQHGQDNGDFRTDLPAAALAELVIALTEGMANRMLHTTPGGEVHTSLLQSLDLALRELVTPR; this comes from the coding sequence GTGCCGAAGGTGGTCGACAGAGCCGAACGCCAGCGTGAGATCGCCGGGGCGCTGCTCACGCTCGTCGCGCGCGAAGGCATCGAAGCGGTGAGCATCCGCGCGGTCGCCGCCGAGGCCGGGATTTCCGCCGGCGCGGTGCAGAAGTATTTCTCCAGCAAGGAAGAACTGCTGCGCGAAGCCTTCGACCTGACCGGCCTCGTCCTGGTCGAACGCTGGCGCGGGCTCGACACCACCGGCCCCCTGCTCGACGTGCTGCGGCGGCACATCCTCGCCGCGCTGCCGCTGGACGCGCAGACCCGGTCGGAGCTGCTGGTGGCGCTGGCGTTCACCGTGCAGGCCGCGACCCGGCCCGAATGGGCGGAAAAGCTGCGCGAGGACTACGCCTGGACGCTCCAGGTGACCACCGAGTTCCTCCAGCACGGCCAGGACAACGGCGACTTCCGCACCGACCTCCCCGCCGCGGCGCTCGCCGAACTGGTGATCGCACTGACCGAAGGCATGGCGAACCGCATGCTCCACACCACTCCCGGCGGCGAGGTGCACACCAGCCTCCTGCAGTCGCTGGACCTGGCCCTGCGCGAGCTGGTCACCCCTCGCTGA
- a CDS encoding ABC transporter ATP-binding protein produces the protein MEVAVRVRGLRKEYPGHTAVGGIDLDIRQGEVFALLGPNGAGKTTTVEILEGHRRRTAGEASVLGVDPGRGDRTWRARLGMVLQTATDAAELTVAESVRHFARYYPRPRDPDEVIKQVGLTEKANARVKALSGGQRRRLDVALGIIGRPELLFLDEPTTGFDPEARRQFWELIRLLALDGTTILLTTHYLDEAEALANRVAVIARGEIVAEGTPATLGGRAGAEATVRWEDAGGPQERRTATPTELVRRLSAGGGELAGLTVTRPSLEDTYLELIGQQS, from the coding sequence ATGGAAGTTGCGGTGAGGGTGCGCGGGCTGCGCAAGGAGTACCCGGGCCACACGGCCGTCGGCGGCATCGATCTCGACATCCGGCAGGGCGAGGTCTTCGCGCTGCTCGGGCCGAACGGGGCCGGCAAGACGACCACGGTGGAGATCCTGGAAGGACACCGCCGCCGGACCGCGGGTGAGGCCAGCGTGCTCGGCGTCGACCCCGGTCGCGGTGACCGGACCTGGCGCGCGCGGCTCGGCATGGTGCTGCAGACCGCGACCGACGCGGCCGAGCTGACCGTCGCCGAGTCGGTGCGGCACTTCGCGCGCTACTACCCGCGTCCGCGTGACCCCGACGAGGTGATCAAGCAGGTCGGGCTCACCGAGAAGGCGAACGCCAGGGTCAAGGCGCTGTCCGGCGGGCAGCGGCGGCGACTCGACGTCGCGCTCGGCATCATCGGCCGTCCCGAGCTGCTGTTCCTCGACGAGCCGACCACCGGCTTCGACCCCGAGGCACGCAGGCAGTTCTGGGAGCTGATCCGGCTGCTCGCGCTCGACGGCACGACGATCCTGCTCACCACCCACTACCTCGACGAAGCCGAGGCACTGGCGAACCGCGTCGCGGTGATCGCGCGCGGCGAGATCGTCGCCGAGGGCACCCCGGCGACGCTCGGCGGCCGCGCCGGGGCCGAAGCGACTGTGCGCTGGGAAGACGCGGGCGGACCGCAGGAACGCCGCACGGCGACGCCCACCGAGCTGGTCCGCCGGCTCTCCGCTGGGGGTGGAGAGCTGGCGGGCCTGACCGTCACGCGGCCGAGCCTGGAGGACACCTACCTCGAACTGATCGGACAGCAGTCATGA
- a CDS encoding ABC transporter permease, with protein MSTTAGTLPSTLSIGLARGAAELRQFFRQKEFVIFTFSLPAFLLVLLGSIFGDTLPGSSITSSQVFAASMIGAGIISTSFVTMGTGVALDREDGTLKRLRGTPMPATSYFIGKLLLVAVASVAEVLVMLVVGMVMFDVRLPSDPLDWFTLLWVFVLGVIGCGMLGIAVSSVAKGVNGASAASQIVFLGLQFTSGVFVMISQLPPAMTAVSSLFPVKWICQGLRSVFLPDELAAYELAGKWELGLTAGVLSAWCVAGLLLCLLTFRWSNRSN; from the coding sequence ATGAGCACCACCGCGGGCACCCTGCCGAGCACGCTGTCCATCGGGCTGGCCAGGGGCGCCGCCGAACTGCGGCAGTTCTTCCGGCAGAAGGAATTCGTCATCTTCACCTTCTCGCTGCCGGCGTTCCTGCTGGTCCTGCTCGGCTCGATCTTCGGCGACACGCTGCCGGGTTCGTCCATCACCTCGAGTCAGGTGTTCGCGGCCAGCATGATCGGCGCGGGCATCATCTCCACCTCGTTCGTCACCATGGGCACCGGTGTCGCGCTCGACCGCGAGGACGGCACGCTGAAGCGCCTTCGCGGCACGCCGATGCCCGCGACCAGCTACTTCATCGGCAAGCTGCTCCTGGTCGCGGTGGCGAGCGTGGCCGAGGTGCTGGTGATGCTGGTCGTCGGCATGGTGATGTTCGACGTCCGGCTGCCGTCCGACCCGCTGGACTGGTTCACCCTGCTGTGGGTGTTCGTGCTCGGGGTGATCGGCTGTGGGATGCTCGGCATCGCGGTCAGCTCGGTGGCCAAGGGGGTGAACGGCGCTTCGGCGGCCAGCCAGATCGTCTTCCTCGGCCTGCAGTTCACCTCCGGGGTATTCGTGATGATCTCCCAGCTGCCGCCCGCGATGACCGCGGTGTCCTCGTTGTTCCCGGTGAAGTGGATCTGCCAGGGCTTACGCTCGGTGTTCCTCCCGGACGAACTGGCGGCCTACGAATTGGCGGGGAAATGGGAACTGGGGCTGACCGCGGGTGTGCTGAGCGCCTGGTGCGTGGCGGGCCTGCTGCTGTGCCTGCTGACCTTCCGCTGGAGCAACCGGTCGAACTGA
- a CDS encoding sensor histidine kinase — protein sequence MPADLPLEQPVELKLLRYWELFYLFVLVATLIALQLQAAEPLPERTGGSALLVAGFGWYWWFGHRPLVRTAGEISTPVGVLAVTGVLVFFFGALLLAPGAAWITPSVISQVFWLLSLRTSVVAVVLISFMPGLISLSRGGNIAEQLATTIPAGVIFCALALMLGLFVHRIAQQKEDQTVLIERLAASRSEVSRLSHEAGTAAERERLAREIHDTLAQGFTSIVALVQAIESELDTDPAAARRHLELTARTARENLDEARSMVAALTPSALTSGTLADAVRRQADRLAAETALTVTCRIDGPLPKLATAAEVVLLRAAQEALHNTRRHAHATTVSLELSIVDEKVRLTVRDDGVGFDPDAPRSGYGLAGMAARARQVGGELSVHSGAHGGTELVVEVPA from the coding sequence GTGCCTGCTGACCTTCCGCTGGAGCAACCGGTCGAACTGAAGCTCCTGCGGTACTGGGAGCTGTTCTACCTGTTCGTGCTGGTGGCCACGCTGATCGCGCTGCAGTTGCAGGCGGCGGAGCCGCTGCCGGAGCGGACCGGCGGCTCGGCGCTGCTGGTCGCCGGTTTCGGCTGGTACTGGTGGTTCGGGCACCGGCCGCTGGTCCGCACGGCGGGCGAGATTTCGACGCCGGTGGGCGTGCTCGCGGTGACCGGGGTGCTCGTCTTCTTCTTCGGCGCGCTGCTGCTGGCGCCGGGCGCCGCCTGGATCACCCCGTCGGTCATCTCACAGGTGTTCTGGCTGCTGTCGCTGCGCACGTCCGTGGTGGCGGTGGTGCTGATCAGCTTCATGCCCGGCCTCATCTCGCTCAGCCGCGGCGGGAACATCGCCGAGCAGCTCGCCACCACGATCCCGGCCGGGGTGATCTTCTGCGCGCTGGCGCTGATGCTCGGGTTGTTCGTCCACCGGATCGCGCAGCAGAAGGAGGACCAGACCGTCCTGATCGAGCGGCTCGCGGCCAGCCGGTCGGAGGTCTCGCGGTTGTCGCACGAGGCGGGGACGGCGGCCGAACGCGAGCGGCTGGCCAGGGAAATCCACGACACGCTGGCACAGGGGTTCACCAGCATCGTGGCGCTGGTGCAGGCGATCGAGTCCGAATTGGACACCGATCCGGCGGCCGCGCGGCGGCACCTGGAACTGACCGCGCGGACCGCCCGCGAAAACCTGGACGAAGCGCGCTCGATGGTGGCCGCGCTGACGCCGTCCGCGCTCACCTCGGGCACCTTGGCCGACGCGGTCCGGCGGCAGGCGGACCGGCTGGCCGCCGAAACCGCGCTCACGGTGACGTGCCGGATCGACGGTCCACTGCCGAAACTGGCCACCGCCGCGGAGGTGGTGCTGCTGCGGGCGGCTCAGGAAGCACTGCACAACACACGACGGCACGCGCACGCCACCACGGTCTCGCTCGAGTTGTCTATTGTGGACGAGAAGGTCCGGTTGACCGTGCGGGACGACGGGGTCGGCTTCGACCCGGACGCACCCCGGTCCGGTTACGGCCTGGCCGGGATGGCCGCGCGGGCACGGCAGGTGGGCGGCGAACTGTCCGTCCACAGTGGAGCACATGGGGGGACCGAGCTGGTGGTGGAGGTGCCTGCGTGA
- a CDS encoding response regulator, with protein sequence MIRILLVDDHPVVREGLRGMLDTEPDLTVIGEAGSGEEAVALNRVKQPDVILMDLRMPGLDGVGATRQILRSDPTRRVVVLTTYETDADILRAVEAGAAGYLLKDASRAELAGAIRAAARGETVLAPSVAGRLVKQVRTPSGPTLSPREVEVLRLVARGHTNSEIGRDLHISEATVKTHLLRVFGKLDVSDRTAAVTTAMSLGLLPS encoded by the coding sequence GTGATCCGGATCCTGCTGGTGGACGACCATCCCGTGGTGCGGGAGGGGTTGCGCGGCATGCTCGACACCGAACCGGATCTGACGGTGATCGGGGAGGCGGGCTCCGGCGAGGAGGCGGTGGCGCTGAACCGCGTCAAGCAGCCGGACGTCATCCTGATGGACCTGCGCATGCCGGGCCTGGACGGCGTCGGCGCCACGCGGCAGATCCTGCGCTCCGACCCCACGCGGCGGGTGGTCGTGCTGACCACCTACGAAACCGATGCCGACATCCTGCGTGCCGTGGAGGCGGGTGCCGCCGGTTACCTGCTGAAGGACGCCTCCCGAGCCGAACTCGCCGGGGCGATCCGTGCCGCCGCACGGGGTGAGACGGTCCTGGCGCCTTCGGTCGCCGGACGCCTGGTGAAGCAGGTGCGCACACCCTCCGGTCCCACGCTCTCACCGCGGGAGGTCGAAGTCCTGCGCCTGGTGGCTCGGGGACACACGAACTCGGAAATCGGCCGGGACCTGCACATCAGCGAGGCCACGGTGAAAACGCACCTGCTGCGGGTGTTCGGCAAACTCGACGTCTCCGACCGCACCGCCGCCGTCACCACCGCGATGTCGCTGGGCCTGCTGCCGTCCTGA